Part of the Nicotiana sylvestris chromosome 2, ASM39365v2, whole genome shotgun sequence genome, ATTAGGGTCATTCGCTGTTTGTGTTTTAGCTTTGAGGACGTAGTCTCTGACCTTGAGTGGtcgtactttggccttcttgttatagtacctttctatttgttgcttttgggctaccattcttacaTGGGCCATATCTCTTCGTTCTTCAACTTCATCCAGGtcttgtagcctactttcgtCGTTACTTGGCCCGCTTTCGTTGGAGTATCTCAGGCTAGGTTCTCCGACTTCGACGGGTATAACCGCGTCAGTCAcatagactagtgaatatggcatCTCGCATGTGCTGGTTTTTGGCGtggtgcgatatgcccataatacTTTTGGCAGCAGATTAGGCTATAGCCCCTTGGTGTCctcaagcttctttttcaatatattcaatATCATTTTATTGGAGGATTTGGCTTGGCCGTTTCCAGTGGGATAGTATGGGGTGGAGAGTATTAGCTTGATGATACTCGGTTTTCTTTCCGACGAACTGAGGTCCATTGTCACAACTGATTTCTTTAGGAATGTCGAAGCGGAAtattatatttttccatatgaacACGATAACTTCTTGCTCACGTATTTGAGTGTATACGGTGCTttcacccatttagaaaaatagtcagttaaaaccaaaaggaagcttACCTTACCTCGTCCTACTAGGAGGGGtccgacgatatccatcccccactttaaGAATGGCCGTGGCAAAGTAACGGAATGCAGGAGTTCTCCTGCTTGGTGTATCGTAGGGGCGTATTTTTGGCACTGTTCACATTTCCTGATGTAATCTGTggcttcttttttcatggtaggCCAGTAGTATCCTGTGCGGATAAGGCATCTGACGAGGGCAGAGTTTCCCGTATGGGCGCCGCAATGCCTCTTGTGTACTTCTTCTAGTACCCACCTTGTTTGATTTGGCCCAAGACATTTGGCTAGGGGGACGCCGAACGTCCTTTTGTAAAGATCATAGTTTATGAGGCTATATCTCGCCGCCTGTATTCggagctttttggcttctttcttatCTTGTGGGAGCGTCCCTTCCTGTAAATATGTTACGATACGGTTGCGCCAATTCCAAGTTAggtttatagaatgtacctcgacaTGGTCTATTGAGGAATGGAGAAGGGTGACCacattttccttgttgatatttctGGTGGCTGCTGCTAGCTTGGCGAGACCGTCCGCTTCGATATTCTGCGCTCTAGGTATCGGGTCGAGGCGGAATTCGTCGAATTCTGGTAGCATTTTGTGAATTTCCGACTCG contains:
- the LOC138885343 gene encoding uncharacterized protein, with the translated sequence MPYSLVYVTDAVIPVEVGEPSLRYSNESGPSNDESRLQDLDEVEERRDMAHVRMVAQKQQIERYYNKKAKVRPLKVRDYVLKAKTQTANDPNEGKLGTNWDGPYKITAAPNKGAFQLETMEGKLLQNNWNVSLLKYFHV